DNA from Deltaproteobacteria bacterium:
TTGATGATTCAAGGGGAAGGCTCCCTCAGGAGTTTCTCCGGGCCGACGGCAACCGCCAATCGGGGCCGTGAAGCGCCCGAACGGGGCCTCCTCCGATCATTTCTTTTTTAGACCGCACCCCCCCGGCACGAGGTTGGGCAAGAAATTCACGACCCGGCCCCCATCCAAGGCAAGAGCAGATCCTATTCACGGAGAGATACCAGGGATGCGAACGTATTTTTGATGTTTCCCCGATCTCGCATCATAACCATACGTACGTTCCTCTATACCGGGCTTTCCAGGTTTCGACGTAATGAGCGATTGTTTACTTGTGTACCTACACGCCCATGGTGTACAAACTTTGCGTCGTGACCCACCTTGCGAGAATTCCAAATCGCATCAACAGGCCGACTTGGCCGGCATGGCAGCGGAGGTTTCGCACGGGCGCTTCCTATGATTTCCGATGCTCCTGGCGGCATCCCCGGCCGGAATGGTGGGAACGCTCGGAACACTTCCGAAATGCTGTGGAAGAGCCGAAACATGAGTTCGAATTCAGTCAGCAACCTGAAAAGAGGAACCGTATGAATTGGGAAAAGCTTTTCAAGCCCCGCTCCATTGCTGTGGTAGGAGCTTCCACGAAAACGGGGCTGAACATCAATATGTTCTTTTCTTCTCTGGTAACAGCCAAGTTTCCAGGCCGGCTCTACCCGGTAAATCGTAATGCCACGGAGGTCCTCGGCTATACGGCTTACCGCTCGGTACGGGATATTCCCGACGCGGTGGATTATGTGATCATCGCCGTGCCCCGAGCCGGCATTATCCAGGTGATCGAGGACTGCATCGCCAAACAGGTTCCCGTGGCCCACATATTCACCGCGGGGTTCGGGGAAACCACCACCCCCGAGGGAGAAAAGCTGAACAGGGAACTGAAAGATCTGATTTCAGGCCGTATCCGGCTGATCGGGCCGAATTGCGTGGGTATTTATTGTCCGGCATCGCACATGGCGTACCTGCCGAATCAGCCTATCGTTCCAGGAGATATCGGCTTCGTTTCCCAGTCCGGAGGACATAATTCCCTATTCGTGGCCACGGCTACGTCCCAGGGGCTTTACTTCTCGAAGGCCGTCAGTGTGGGCAACGCCATGGACTTGGGAGTCAACGACTTCCTCGAGTACCTCGAGGGGGACCCGGACTCCCGCATCATCGGAGTGTACGTGGAAGGCATGCGAAACGACCAGGGCCGTCGGTTTCTCGAGCTGGTGCGCAGGATCTCCCCGAAAAAACCGGTCATGATCATGAAGGCGGGCCGGGGTGAAGCGGGAGCCCGCGCCGCCGCCAGCCACACGGGTTCCATGGCGGGGACCTACTCGATATGGGAGGATATGGCGGCTCAGGCCAATGCCGTGCTCGTGGACGATTACACGGAGATGGCGGATTTCGTCTGGGCCTACAAGTGCATCGAGCGCCTTTCCGGCCTCAGGGCAGGCGTGGTGGCCGGAGGTGGAGGAAACTCGGTCTGGACCGGAGACACACTTTCCACTCTGGGACTCACATTGCCCCCCCTGAGCACGGATACGCAAAAGAAGATCTTGTCGCTCACCGACGCAGTGGGAACGATCGCCCGAAACCCCGTGGACCCCAACTTCTCCATGTTCGATCCGGAAGCGCAGTACGGGGTTTTCACCACATTGGACGCTCAACCGGATATCGATTTCCTGGTCAACGTGGGCGTATTCGACTTCCTGTACCATCAAACCGTGGCTTCCGGCCTCGTTACCGCCGGAGAGCTCATACAGGACTATGTGCTGCGCCTCGACACCATTCGCGCGCGGGTGGAAAAACCTTTTGTGAGTGTGGCCTTTCATGTGTCCGAGAACGCGGACATGACCGCCATTCTGAACCGGGTCAAGCACGAAGCCCGCGCCAAAGGGATCCCCTGCTATTCCAGTCTCGAGCGCATGGCCGCGGCCATGTGGCGGCTCCATGGGTATCTGGTGCGCCGCAACGGCGCCGGTGGGAACGCCTGATTATTCTTGACGAAGAACACGCCGGCGGAGAGTTTAGAGAAGAAGGGAATCTCAAGGGCCCGCAACTTCGGAGCCGGTGTGCTTGTTGGCAAGGGTTTATTCCTTTTCGCATGTTCAGCCCCCAACGTGGCCGACCCACGATCCGGCAAGGGGCGCGCGATTTCGGACATTAGGGATGTATTATCCACCCGGCAGGCTTATCGGAAGGGCGTAAATCCGCAGCAGCGACTTCAAAAACCATTGGGGGAGAGGCGTCATGGACAAACAGAGCATCTTGAGAAAAGTCAATGCGATTATGGCCGTTGTTTTGTTGCTCCAACCCCTTTCCGGATTCCTCCTTGCCGGCACGGATTGGGAGTTCTTCGAGGGCATGCACGTCATTGGAGGAATCACGTTGCTGGCGTTTGCGGCGATCCACCTTTGGTTGAACTGGGGCTGGGTCCGTATGAATTTTCTGAAGAAGGCAAAGTAGGTGAAGCCCTGAACCGCTGGGCATGGAGGCATAAGCTTATAGGATTCATTGCAGAACGAGGAACAGATTCGCAACTCCACCGGATCTTTCTCCTCCAGACTGCTCTGTTCACTCCTGGTTTGGTCGGCTTCCGGCGATTTCACCGTCCGATTGAAAACTATGATTCTATGTCTCCCATGCCCGCACTGAGTTCAGAAACGGCGACTATCGCAGTGTATATCCAGTAACCTTAAATCACTACGAACAGTTGCCGACCCGCCGTTGAAGTTCGTTTTGATGCAAAGAATTTCATCGATCAAATCCTCTCCAACAATTTCAAGATCCCATCAAGAATGGACAGTGGATGCGGCGGGCAGCCGGGAATAAAGAGGTCCACCGGGACGACGGACACAGCACCGTTGTGCTGTTCGGCATGACCAATGAAGGGCCCACCGGACACGGCGCAGGCTCCCACAGCAATGACGATCTTGGGATCAGGGACGGCCGCGTACGTTTTTTCCAGAGCAAGACGCATGTTGACGGTCACCGGACCGGTGATCAGCAGTCCGTCGGCGTGCCGTGGCGAGGCGACGAATTGAATCCCAAAACGGCCCATATCCCAGGCCGGCGTACCGAGCACGTTGCAATCGGCCTCGCAGGCGTTGCAGCCGCCGGCTGAGACTTGCCGAAGTTTGAGGGAGCGGACAAAGAATTTGGCGGCCGGTTCGTTGCGAGCTTGTATCGTATGATCGACCCCGCCTCCGATGACCAATCCCTCTCGTGTGGGGGATGCCGAAGAGTAATCCCGGGTGAACCGGATCAAGCCCTGGGGGCAGGCCTTTTCACAGGCCCGGCAGAAAAGGCACCGGCCGGTATCCAGTGTCACGGAGCTTCTTTCGCGCGCAAGGGCTATGGCGTTCGTAGGACACACGGTCATGCATGCGCCGCAATCGGCGTTGCAGGCATCGTCTCGAAGCACGGGTCTTCCCGCGAACCGGGCAGGCAGCTCCGGAGCCGGGCCGCCCGGATAGGTCATGGTGCGATATTTCTGTTGAAATCGTGTTTTGAGTGTTCTCAGCATGAGATCTTCTCGGTACAGTGACGGCTATAGATCGTGACCACAATAAGACAGGTTGAAGCTTTTGTTACACAATGGAAAATCGGAAATCTGCTGCCGGCGCAAGGCCAGGGCCAGACCAAACCAATTGTGAAACGACGGGTCGACCACTTTGTAAAAAGCAAAACGGCCTTCCTTGTCCGTACCGGCCACGTGGCAGATCTCACCTCGCCATCCTTCCACCAGACTGACCGCTAGGGCATCGGATTTCAATGCCGGTAAGTCCCGGCTAAGGGGCCCCTTCGGAAGCTCCTGCAAGCGTTGGCGGATGAAGTCGATCGATGCTTGAACCTCCAACCAGCGAACCTGGGCGCGGCCGAAGCAATCACCGCTGTGCCAGGTATTCACCGGCAGATGCGCCAGCCGGTATAATCCGTACGGAAATTCGAAGCGTACGTCCCGAGCCAGTCCACACGCCCGGGCGGCTACTCCTACCAGCCCGATTCGCCGGGCGGTATCGACGGATACAACACCGGTCGACTCGAAACGCGCCATCACCGAAGGAGTATCGAGCATGAGCGTCACCGCTGCAATCACATCCTTTTGAACGGCTTCCAGGCGTGCCGACAGATCATCGATCAGCTCGGAATCCAGATCCCATTCCACACCAGCCGGCCGGATCAGTCCGCGGCCAAAGCGGTTTCCGCACAAGGCGGCTGTCATATTCAGCACATCGCCGCGAATTCGACCGCAATAATTCATGGTCGGCAAGAACCCCACATCACCGGCCATCGCGCCCAAGTCACCGATGTGGTTGGCCATTCGCTCCAACTCGGCGGCAATCACCCGGATTACCTCGGCTCGGGGCGGAACCTGAATGCCCGCCAGCGCTTCCACGGCGTGACTATAGGCCATGACATGTCCGATGGTGGTGTCCCCGGCGAGGGTCTCCATGTAATGAACCGTGCGGGGGCCCGGACCTCCGATCATGGCCCGCTCGATGCCCCGATGCTGGTAGCCCAGAGAAATCTCAAGGTGATACACGGTTTCGCCGTGGCACAGGAAACGGAAATGGCCGGGCTCGATGACACCGGCGTGCACCGGACCGACCGCCACTTCGTGGCTTTCCTCGCCTTCCATCGAAAAGAAGTCTGTCACTCCCACGGGAGCGGTTTCCGGACAACCGGCCGCATGACCGCGCGGAGGTTCGAAACGGATTGGCTTGAGCCAGGGATGGCCTTCAGGAGTTATTCCCCATTGCTCGGCGATTTCCCGTTCGAACCAATGCGCCGCCGCGCAATCAGGCGTCAGCGAGGGCCATCGATCGAAGAGGGCGCCGGTCAGGAGCCCAATCTCGGAATTTTCCGGAAAGCTCAATACGGCGATTATTGTCAATTCGCCGTTGTCGGCGGAGGGCCGGACCGGCATGGCCGAAAGACGCGCGCCGTATGCAACAGCCGCGATAACCGCCTGACGGAACCGTTCGAAGGGGACCGCGGGGATGGCCTCCAGACTTATGGTTTCGTTGTTTCCGATCATGCAGAAATCGTTGATGATCGACATCAGCGCCCTCCTGCCAATTGGGCGGCCCGAGACAGAAAGTCCCAGATGGCCGGGGGCATGTACAGACCCAAGAAAACGACTCCGATGCCCAGACTCGCCGCCGGGATAACGAACCAGCGAGGTTCGCGGGCATAAGATGCGTCGCCGGTCGTTGCCGCCGGCTCCCGGGTCGAACCGAAGACCATCGGCAAAACGACCCGCGCCATGGCAATGAAAATGATTCCCAGGGCCGCCAGGTATCCGGCCGCAACGGCCCAGCGCCCGCTTTCCAATGCCCCTTTGAGAATGGTCAGTTCGCTGATGAACAGACCGAACGGCGGCGAACCCGTGATTGCGAGAAACCCGGCCATCCACAGGAAAGCGGTTATAGGGAGGGAATGCAGTGCATGGCGAACGTCGGCCGCGGTTTTGGCGCCATAGACGTGCAGCAGCTGTCCGGCGCACAGGAACAGCATCCCTTTCGTCAACGAATGGCAGGCCGCGTGGAGCATGGCGCCGACGCCGGACAGACCTCCAAGGCCCACGCCGAGGGAGAGGATTCCCATGTGCTCGATACTCGAGTAAGCCAACATCCGCTTGTAGTCGACCTGCCCGACAATAAACACGGCGGCGATCGACATGGAAAGCAGCCCGAAAAAGACCAGCAGCTCGCCGCTGAACGTCCCCAATCCAGCGGCATTCAGCACGCTGTTTCCTCGCAAGATGCCCAGAAAGGCGCAGTTGAGCAAGGTCCCCGAGAGCAGCGTCGAGACCATGGACGGGGCCTCGCTATGGGCATCGGGCAACCAGGTATGCATGGGGGCAAGCCCCATCTTTGTGCCGTAGCCGACGAGCAACATGAGGAATGCGGCTTTAAGCCACAAGGGGTCCAGGCCGGCGGCTTTGGACAAAAGATCGTCCAGGTTGAGATGCACCTGACCATGGCCGGCGTATGCCAGGAAGAAATTGCCCAAAAGGGCCATGGCTATTCCCACCGAGCAGATCATCAGGTACTTCCAGGTCGCTTCCAGACTGCGGTGATGCCGGTGAAAGCCGATGAGCGGCGCACTGACCAACGTGGTCGCTTCGACCGCCACCCACAGCAAGCCCAGATCCCGACTGATGCAGACCAGGCTCATGGTGGCGAGAAATAGCAGCAGGCAGCCGATGAATTTCGCTTCCGGCCAATTGTAAAAAGCGAAACCTTCTTCCGCGTCATTGACAATACGACCCGATTCGCGTCCGAGATAGCCGGCGGTATAAACGGCAACAGCGGCGAATAGGATGCTGGTGACCGCCAAGAACAGCAGGCCCGTGGCGTCGAGGCCGACCCACGCTCCGGGTTCGACGGCCGCTGGGCGCACGGCGTTTACGGCGACCGCAGCGACGTGCCCGCCGCTGCCGAGCAGCAGCATGGCCCGGCGCAGACGCCGGGAGGAAATGAAGAAAGCCGCGGCTCCGAGAACCGCGGGAATCGCAACAATACTCAACAGCATGATCTCAATCCTTCAGTTCTGACAAGCGGTCGGTATCGATATGGTCGAATTCTCGGTTGATCTGGTAGATGGTAATCCCCATAACGAAGACCGCCACGAACACGTCAAGCAGTACGCCCATTTCCACCAGCAAAGGTTCCTTGACCGCGAGCGCCGCGCCGAAGGCATAGATCCCGTTTTCCATGACCAGGTACCCAACCACCTGGGTCAGCGCTTTGCGGCGCGAGACGATGATCAACAGACCGGTCAGAATGCTGAACAGGGCACCGGGGAGCAATGATGCCAGACCAGGCCCCGTGGCTGCTTTCAACGGCTGGGCAATCAGAAACGCCAGACCGAGCAAGGCGATGCCGGTGAGAATGGACACGGTATAGCCAATAAAGGGTTCAATCTCCCGTTGTACGTCCGCTGCACGCATGCTTCGGCGCAGGAGCCAGGGCAACAGCACCCCCTTGACCGTCAGGGTTACCAGCGAAAGCGTCATAAGCCGAAGAGGCCAAGGGTGGTCGGCCAAGGTCAGGGGAATCACGGTCAGGGCAATTGCCTGCAGCACCATGGTCTCAATCATGGCTGCCAGTCGGCTCGAGGACAGCAGCCGGAAATTGGTCAACACCAAGCCCAAAACAAACACATCGGTCCAGATCGCCATGCTCACCTCAGTATCCAGAAGAATGCCGCCAGTGTAAGGGCCAGGGCCACCACCAGCATCTGCGGCACACGCAAGAGGCGGAGGCGGGCCATGGTCGATTCGATAATTCCGACGATCACCGCCGCAATAAAAACCCCACCAATATGGACGGCCAGATCCAACATCGGTCGTCCCGTGCGTAGAGGTATTGCCAGGCCCGCCAGCAGTGCGGCGAACAGCCACAATTTCAGGGCGGCGCCGTATTGAATGAACGCCAGATCCACTCCGCCGTGGTCCAGCACCATGAGTTCATGAATCATGGTCAACTCCAGATGGGTCGTGGGGTCGTCCACCGGGATGCGGGCATTTTCGGCCAGCAGCACCATCAACAACGCCATGGCCACCAGCAGGACCGAAGCACTGGCGGGGAGCGTGCCTTCAGACCAGAGGCGGCCGTAAATGCCGGAGAGGTTGAACTGGCCGGTGCCGGCAGCCAACACCGCCAGCCCGGAAAAGAGAACCGGCTCGGCCAGAAGCGCAAACTGCATCTCCCGGGCGGCCCCCATTCCTTCGAAGGCCGATCCCGTATCCAGAGCGGCCAGGACCGTGAAGAAACGCATCAGACCCAAGGAATAGGCCAGAAAAACAAAGTCCCCCTGAAAGGCAAATGTCGCCCTGAGTCCTCCTGCCGGGACAGTGGCCATGACCGCCAGAAGAACGGCCAGCCCGATCAGCGGCCCTGCTCGGAATATCCAGGTGGCGGTCCGGCTGTAGACCGCGCCTTTTCTCATCAATTTGAATAGATCATAGTAGGCCTGCAGAAGCGGCTGGCCTTTGCGTCCGCCGAAAAAAGCTTTGGTCCGGTTGATGACGCCCAGCAGCAGCGGCGCCAGCACTACCGCCAAAACCCAGTAGAGAATGGATGCCGTCAATGTCATGATTGATCACCTCAGCTTCAGCACCAATAGAACGAGAGCGGTAACCGCAATGTAAAGCACATAGAGCTGGTTGCGGCCCTGCTGCAGCCAGCGCAGGCTGCGGGACAGGCTTGCGACGGCTCGGAACAGCGGCGCGAAAAGATGCTGTCGGAAAGGGTCGGCGGTGTGCGAGGCCAGGTACGCCTGCTGCGGAAAATCACCGACATCCATGCGCTCCACCATTCGGGGTCGAACTATCCAGCGGAACATGTTGATGATCGGCCAGGCAAAAGAGGATGCGGTATATTGCATGCGGGCCGTCGGGGCGGCGTAGCCGCAGTCCCAAGTCGGCCCTTCGGAGATCGATCGGCCGTTAAACAGTCGGCGTCGGAAACCCGCCAAAACGATCGTTATCGTGACAATGATGCCACCCCCCAAACTGACGGAGACTAGCCAAGGTCGAACGGAGACGGACGCGGCCGCTGCGGCTGATTCCCCCAGCAGCTGCGCGGCCGCCGGGTAAACCAGCCCCACGCCCAGTGGAGCCCCCAGACCAAGAAGGACGCACAACCCGGCCAGCACCACCATGGGGCGCCGCATGGTATAGGGGCGCTCTTGGGCATGCAGAGCGCCCTCGGATCGCGGGGATCCCAAAAAGGCAACACCGTACACCTTCGCGAAACAAGCCGCCGCCAAGCCGCCGATCATGCTGAGGGCGAGCAGTGTAGTCATGCCTGCGACCACGAGACCACGATCGACGGCTGCCGACGTAACGGCGTTGAAGGCCCCCATGTAGATGAGCAGCTCGCTGACAAATCCATTTAACGGAGGAAGCCCGCAGATGGCCACCGCGCCGATCAGGAAGGACACAGCGGTGTTCGGCATGAGTTTCTGCAACCCGCCGAGACGATCGATTTCGAGCGTATGGGCACCTTGTTTCACTGCGCCTGCCCCGAGAAAAAGCAGGCTTTTGAAGATGGCATGATTACAGACGTGCAGCAACCCGCCCAATATCCCCAAAGCGGCCAACTCCGGACTTCGGAAGGCGCTGCCCAGCAGCCACAATCCGAGCCCCAGGCAGATGATGCCGATATTCTCGACGCTGTGGTAAGCCAGCAGGCGCTTGAGGTCATGCTGGGCCAGAGCGTACAGCACGCCAAGAACGCCCGAGATCGCGCCGATGATCAGCAGGGTCCAGCCCCACCAGCTCGGCGGCGGCCCCATCAGCGACAGAATGCGAACCAGACCGTAAATGCCGGTCTTGATCATCACTCCGCTCATCACTGCCGAGACATGCGACGGCGCCGCCGGGTGGGCTTCCGGCAGCCAGATATGCAGTGGGAAGAAACCAGCCTTGGCGCCAAAACCCAAGACCGCCAGCACAAACAGCACACCCGCCATGAGCGCGCCGGAAGGAGCGGCGAGCCGGTCGAAGTCAAGATTCGCATGTGCTCCGCCAAGCAGCACAAACAACGCCAGCAGGCAGGCTGCTCCCAGATGCGCGGCGGTCAGATAAATCCAGCCCGCTTCGCGCACTGAAGCTTTTTCGTGTTCGAACATCACCAGGAAGAACGACGACAGGGACATGCCTTCCCAGGCCATGATAAATAAGATGCCGTTCCGCGCCATCACCACCAGCAACATTCCTGCAATCAGCAGGTTGAAAAATGTCCACGCCGTCCCAATATCTCTGCGTTCCTCGTAGGCTTTGAGATAACCCACTCCGTAGATCGCCGCCAGGGCGCTGACAACGGAAATCAGAACGATAAAAAGGGCTGTAAGGGGGTCGACGGCGACATAGAAGCTTCCAAAGGGCGCCTGCCATGCTAGCCGCAGGGTCAACGTTCGACCGGTGAACAACACCTCGGCCGCCGGCCATAGAGACAGAACCGCCCCGGTCACACTGACGGCAGCGCCCAAGCGGGATGCAGCTCTCGATGAACCCCGGAGAAAAGAACAGGCGATACCGCCTGCGGTCAGCACCAGCAGCGAGAGTAGACTTAATCCCATGCTCATGACGGTTGTTTCACCTCGAACTTGATCTTCTCCGCTAGATGAGCATCCAACAGGCTCGCGGCCTGCAGGATGGTGTCCCGTGAGTCGATTCGCGCAACGGCATCGGCAAATTCCGAAGCGCGCAGTCCAAAGGAAAGCTTGGAAAGCAGATTGAGGTGAGCTTTGATGGTCGGACTGACAATAGTGAAAAGCGTATGCACCGGACGTCCGTCGATGGCCTGGAAGTCAATGGCGTGCTCCAAGAAACACAGAGCCACCAACGGCCGGGGTACGTGCAAGGCGATGGGATTTCTCACATGAGGGATGGCGATTCCGCCGCCGATGGCCGTGGAACCCAGTGATTCACGAGCCAGCAGAACCTGATACAGAAATTCGCGATCCACCTCCTGGGGTAGCGCCAGGATGTTCACCACACTGTTCAGTACCGCCGCTTTATCGCGGCCCTCCACACGGTAATGAATACCGCCGGTTTGCAGGGCTTCGGCCAACGAAGGGACCACGGCGCCCTCCGGCTCCTCCAGGATTCGGGGCGAGATCGGCACTCGGTTGGATGTCGCCCACTCCAGTAATTCCGCTCGATTGAAGCGGTATTGATTGCTGATTCGATGAAACGGCAGCTTGGCCTGCGCGACCCAACGATAGATGGTCTTCTCCGACACGTGAAGTAAGGCGGCCGCGTCTTTGATTCGAAGCTTCATACGTCTCAAACTCTCCTTCCGTTCTCAAAACCACTACCTCTTAGACAAAGGTGGACACATTTATTCCTTTGCATGGCGCCTGTCAATCGCTATTTGGACTTTATGCGATTTCACCGGCGGCGAAGCCGGTATGGAATATCCCTGATCGAAAGGGCATCCATGGGAAGGATTGCGGCGCGACGGAGATTATCGAACTCTCCCTCAGCGGACAAAAGAGCAAAGGGTTTCAAATCTGCCGTACGCACCCCGCAGCGTTCGAATCGACGTGCGGTGGCCCTCCTGCGACGAGCGACCGGACGATGCATGATGTCGATGACACGGATGGTTTGGCAACGCGAAAAGGTTCATGTATACTAAATAACTTTTAGCGTTCCAGCTTACCGGGAAGTGGGCTCCGGGCGTTTGTCCGCTTAAGCCGCTTAACCCCAACTCGTGTTTCACGGGTTTCAATTATGCATAAGGAGCAACTATGGGTCAGAAGAAGATGAACAAATCGGCAACGGATGTGGTGCTGGTCAGTGGAGTTCGAACCCCCTACGGGAAATTCGGGGGCGTGCTGCGCGACGTGGAAAGCGTCGAACTGGGCGGGCATGCCATCCGTGAGGTGCTTAACCGTGTAAACGTTCCCGGCAGCGAGGTGGACGAACTGTTCTACGGATTATCCATCATTTCGGAACCGGTACAG
Protein-coding regions in this window:
- a CDS encoding hydrogenase, whose protein sequence is MSMGLSLLSLLVLTAGGIACSFLRGSSRAASRLGAAVSVTGAVLSLWPAAEVLFTGRTLTLRLAWQAPFGSFYVAVDPLTALFIVLISVVSALAAIYGVGYLKAYEERRDIGTAWTFFNLLIAGMLLVVMARNGILFIMAWEGMSLSSFFLVMFEHEKASVREAGWIYLTAAHLGAACLLALFVLLGGAHANLDFDRLAAPSGALMAGVLFVLAVLGFGAKAGFFPLHIWLPEAHPAAPSHVSAVMSGVMIKTGIYGLVRILSLMGPPPSWWGWTLLIIGAISGVLGVLYALAQHDLKRLLAYHSVENIGIICLGLGLWLLGSAFRSPELAALGILGGLLHVCNHAIFKSLLFLGAGAVKQGAHTLEIDRLGGLQKLMPNTAVSFLIGAVAICGLPPLNGFVSELLIYMGAFNAVTSAAVDRGLVVAGMTTLLALSMIGGLAAACFAKVYGVAFLGSPRSEGALHAQERPYTMRRPMVVLAGLCVLLGLGAPLGVGLVYPAAAQLLGESAAAAASVSVRPWLVSVSLGGGIIVTITIVLAGFRRRLFNGRSISEGPTWDCGYAAPTARMQYTASSFAWPIINMFRWIVRPRMVERMDVGDFPQQAYLASHTADPFRQHLFAPLFRAVASLSRSLRWLQQGRNQLYVLYIAVTALVLLVLKLR
- a CDS encoding DUF4405 domain-containing protein, encoding MDKQSILRKVNAIMAVVLLLQPLSGFLLAGTDWEFFEGMHVIGGITLLAFAAIHLWLNWGWVRMNFLKKAK
- a CDS encoding NADH-quinone oxidoreductase subunit C, producing MIGNNETISLEAIPAVPFERFRQAVIAAVAYGARLSAMPVRPSADNGELTIIAVLSFPENSEIGLLTGALFDRWPSLTPDCAAAHWFEREIAEQWGITPEGHPWLKPIRFEPPRGHAAGCPETAPVGVTDFFSMEGEESHEVAVGPVHAGVIEPGHFRFLCHGETVYHLEISLGYQHRGIERAMIGGPGPRTVHYMETLAGDTTIGHVMAYSHAVEALAGIQVPPRAEVIRVIAAELERMANHIGDLGAMAGDVGFLPTMNYCGRIRGDVLNMTAALCGNRFGRGLIRPAGVEWDLDSELIDDLSARLEAVQKDVIAAVTLMLDTPSVMARFESTGVVSVDTARRIGLVGVAARACGLARDVRFEFPYGLYRLAHLPVNTWHSGDCFGRAQVRWLEVQASIDFIRQRLQELPKGPLSRDLPALKSDALAVSLVEGWRGEICHVAGTDKEGRFAFYKVVDPSFHNWFGLALALRRQQISDFPLCNKSFNLSYCGHDL
- a CDS encoding NADH dehydrogenase FAD-containing subunit, with amino-acid sequence MLLSIVAIPAVLGAAAFFISSRRLRRAMLLLGSGGHVAAVAVNAVRPAAVEPGAWVGLDATGLLFLAVTSILFAAVAVYTAGYLGRESGRIVNDAEEGFAFYNWPEAKFIGCLLLFLATMSLVCISRDLGLLWVAVEATTLVSAPLIGFHRHHRSLEATWKYLMICSVGIAMALLGNFFLAYAGHGQVHLNLDDLLSKAAGLDPLWLKAAFLMLLVGYGTKMGLAPMHTWLPDAHSEAPSMVSTLLSGTLLNCAFLGILRGNSVLNAAGLGTFSGELLVFFGLLSMSIAAVFIVGQVDYKRMLAYSSIEHMGILSLGVGLGGLSGVGAMLHAACHSLTKGMLFLCAGQLLHVYGAKTAADVRHALHSLPITAFLWMAGFLAITGSPPFGLFISELTILKGALESGRWAVAAGYLAALGIIFIAMARVVLPMVFGSTREPAATTGDASYAREPRWFVIPAASLGIGVVFLGLYMPPAIWDFLSRAAQLAGGR
- a CDS encoding PTS sugar transporter subunit IIA; translated protein: MKLRIKDAAALLHVSEKTIYRWVAQAKLPFHRISNQYRFNRAELLEWATSNRVPISPRILEEPEGAVVPSLAEALQTGGIHYRVEGRDKAAVLNSVVNILALPQEVDREFLYQVLLARESLGSTAIGGGIAIPHVRNPIALHVPRPLVALCFLEHAIDFQAIDGRPVHTLFTIVSPTIKAHLNLLSKLSFGLRASEFADAVARIDSRDTILQAASLLDAHLAEKIKFEVKQPS
- a CDS encoding CoA-binding protein, which codes for MNWEKLFKPRSIAVVGASTKTGLNINMFFSSLVTAKFPGRLYPVNRNATEVLGYTAYRSVRDIPDAVDYVIIAVPRAGIIQVIEDCIAKQVPVAHIFTAGFGETTTPEGEKLNRELKDLISGRIRLIGPNCVGIYCPASHMAYLPNQPIVPGDIGFVSQSGGHNSLFVATATSQGLYFSKAVSVGNAMDLGVNDFLEYLEGDPDSRIIGVYVEGMRNDQGRRFLELVRRISPKKPVMIMKAGRGEAGARAAASHTGSMAGTYSIWEDMAAQANAVLVDDYTEMADFVWAYKCIERLSGLRAGVVAGGGGNSVWTGDTLSTLGLTLPPLSTDTQKKILSLTDAVGTIARNPVDPNFSMFDPEAQYGVFTTLDAQPDIDFLVNVGVFDFLYHQTVASGLVTAGELIQDYVLRLDTIRARVEKPFVSVAFHVSENADMTAILNRVKHEARAKGIPCYSSLERMAAAMWRLHGYLVRRNGAGGNA
- a CDS encoding NADH-quinone oxidoreductase subunit H; protein product: MTASILYWVLAVVLAPLLLGVINRTKAFFGGRKGQPLLQAYYDLFKLMRKGAVYSRTATWIFRAGPLIGLAVLLAVMATVPAGGLRATFAFQGDFVFLAYSLGLMRFFTVLAALDTGSAFEGMGAAREMQFALLAEPVLFSGLAVLAAGTGQFNLSGIYGRLWSEGTLPASASVLLVAMALLMVLLAENARIPVDDPTTHLELTMIHELMVLDHGGVDLAFIQYGAALKLWLFAALLAGLAIPLRTGRPMLDLAVHIGGVFIAAVIVGIIESTMARLRLLRVPQMLVVALALTLAAFFWILR
- a CDS encoding 4Fe-4S dicluster domain-containing protein, whose translation is MLRTLKTRFQQKYRTMTYPGGPAPELPARFAGRPVLRDDACNADCGACMTVCPTNAIALARERSSVTLDTGRCLFCRACEKACPQGLIRFTRDYSSASPTREGLVIGGGVDHTIQARNEPAAKFFVRSLKLRQVSAGGCNACEADCNVLGTPAWDMGRFGIQFVASPRHADGLLITGPVTVNMRLALEKTYAAVPDPKIVIAVGACAVSGGPFIGHAEQHNGAVSVVPVDLFIPGCPPHPLSILDGILKLLERI
- a CDS encoding hydrogenase; its protein translation is MAIWTDVFVLGLVLTNFRLLSSSRLAAMIETMVLQAIALTVIPLTLADHPWPLRLMTLSLVTLTVKGVLLPWLLRRSMRAADVQREIEPFIGYTVSILTGIALLGLAFLIAQPLKAATGPGLASLLPGALFSILTGLLIIVSRRKALTQVVGYLVMENGIYAFGAALAVKEPLLVEMGVLLDVFVAVFVMGITIYQINREFDHIDTDRLSELKD